The Parabacteroides timonensis sequence GTCGGAGCTTCGGATGGATATTTGTATGCTCTCGATCGGCAAACAGGTCAGTTGTTGTGGAAGCATGCAATGGGGGCACCCGTTTTGGGAACTGTCGCTGTTTCCGGAAATGCCTTATTCGCTGTTGACTTTTCCGGTAATATATACGGGTTCGTGTCTCAATCTTTATATTGATCACAGACAATACAAAGTATGAATTGAATAGAAAAACAGATAAAATGAAAAATGTAAGATTATTAATGAGGTTGTGTTTATTACTTTTTTTTGTTAGCTTTCAAATGCAGGCACAAGAAGTAAAGCAGATAGTATTACCTTACGAAGCGTCGCAGTTATTGAATTTCTCAGCGAAAGAAATTCAGAAGTATATTTATTTAAGGACTAAATTATTTGTGCCGATTCAATCGATAGAGGCTGAACATTCTATTTCTGAGGCAATTGTACTCAGAGATGACAACTGCTTGTCCATTGAAGAATATTCGATTGAAACGAAAGGGAATAGTCTGTATATTAACGGAGGATCGGATATCGCTGTATTGTATGGCGTTTATTCATACGCGGAGTTGCTGGGTGTCCGTTTCGCTTTACATGGAGACGTGATACCCGATGAACCGTTCCGTGGTTCGTTATTGCAATGCGAAAAAAAGAATGGTAAGCCGTTATTTGCATTGAGAGGGTTATTGCCTTTTCATGATTTTCCGGAAGGACCTGACTTATGGAATGAAGACATGTATAAATTGTGTATGGCACAGATGGTAAAGATGAAGATGAATTTTTTCTCCTTGCATACCTATCCGCATGTCGAACCGAATGTCTGGGTCGGCCTGTCTGAAGATACGGATGAAAAAGGGAATGTAACCTATTCTTATCCGACAACACTGGCTAACACAAGCCGTCCGGGAGCCTGGGGATATTCTGCTATGGATACACGCGACTATTGCTGTGGAGCTTCTACCCTCTTTAAAGATTCGGTGTATGCCAGTCCGTTGGTGGAAGGACTTCTGCCCTGGCCGAAAGGACAGGAACAAATGAATGAGGTGTTCAATCGTACCGGAGCTTTATGGGATGATGCTTTCTCTTTCGGAAAGCAGCTGGGGATTCGTTTTTGTGTAGGTTTGGAGACACCTCTGTCTATTCCCAAAGAAGTAACAGAACGATTGAAAGAAAAAAATATCGACCCCGGAAGCCGTGAAGCAAAACAATTGCTGTATAAAGGTATCTTTTCGCGCATACAGAAGAGGCATCCCCTGGATTATTTTTGGTTGTGGACACCGGAGGGATGGACTTGGGGTACTCCTTCTAAGGAATCTATACAGAGTACAGTGGAAGATGTCCGGATCGCTCGTTCCGTATTGTCAGAATTGGGTGATCCTTTCGGTTTCGGGTTAAGTGGTTGGGTATTGGGACCGCCCAACGATACGAAGTTGTTTGATAGACATCTGCCTGCCGGTGATTTCATGTCTTCGTTAAGCCGTTTGGTAGGACAGGAGCGTATCGATCTCGGATATAAAGAACTTCCGGATAGCCGTATGAAAATGCCCGTTCTTTGGCTGGAAGATGATCCTGCCTTGACCACACCGCAATTTTGGGCGGGACGTTTACGCAGTGATATTGCAGAAAGTTATGCAGCTGGTTGTAGTGGTATAGTCGGTAATTTCTGGAGAACCCGTTCTATCGCTCCCAATATTATAGCCATGGCTGAAGCCTGTTGGGAACAGGAGGACTGGAATCCGGATTTCGGAAAGCCGTATCAGTATGTACCTGAACCGACAAACGATATCCGGATAGGCGGTGTAGGGACAAACTACTACAGGCATATCAAAGGAACGGAAGACCAGTACCTGTACAATACTCAGCGTTACGACCTGGAGGGGTTTAAAGTGAAGGTTCCCAACGGAAACTATAAAGTGACTTTCCTGTTCAGTGAAACAAAGTTCGATCAGCTTGGACAGCGTGTCTTTCATTTGAAGGTACAGGACTCGGAGGTATTGCGGAATATCGATGTATTTAAAGCTGCCGGACGTGATAGTGCTTATACGATTACTTCCGGTATGGTTAAGGTGGATAATTATACATTGGATATTCAGTTTGAGCCGGTGGTCGGTCCTACGTTTCTATCCGGATTTGTGATCGAAGGAAAAACAGCTGATGTAAATCAAATCAAAGGAACGCCTTACAGACGGTGTATTGACGTGGGAGGCGGTTTATATAAAGATTTTGAAGCTGATTTGAGTGAACAGGTAGGAAATAAGCAGCAAAGATCCCGGGATATGTCTTCCACTTCCCTGTATCAGGATTATGCATGTCATGAATTCGGACCGGAGGTAGGTAACCGGGTGGCTGCCATTTTTGAATCGTTAGACGGTACAGTCGGAAATGAGGGACATTTGGGATTCCGTATGCCTCGTCCGGCTGCCTGGATCACCGGCCCGGGAGTCATTCAGCCTAATGAAATTCCCTGGGAAGAAGAAGCCGGCAAATATGCATTTGTCGATTCTTTATATGCCTTACGGGATCAGGTCAAAGGAAAAGGAAATAAAGCCCGTTTTGATTACTGGCTGAATACTTTCTCTTGTTTGCGGGCGATGGGAGAATTGGGATGCATGCGCGGACTGTTGGATAACCGGATGAAAGAATTGTCAGCCCAACCGTCAGAGAATGCGAAGTGCTCTTTTGTAGAAGATAAAATCCTCCCTCTGCGGATTGATCTGTCACGCAAATGGGAACAGATGATCGGCTATCTGATGCAGACTGTATACACTTCGGGAGAGCTGGGAACTCTAATCAATCTGGAATCGCAGACCCGTAAAACTTACGGATTTCTAACTAAATACGATCAGGAACTGGAAGTAGCCTATGGGAAGAAGTTGCCAGCTGAAATATATTTGTCTGAAACCTACTCACAGTCTCCCCGCCTGATTGTTCTTAATGAGCGTACAGTTATCGGAAAAGGAGAGGCGTACAAAATGGAAGTCACTGTATTGGGTACGAATCATATCGATGAGGTCCCGGTGTTAATGTATCGCGAGCTAGGGAAAGGGAAATTCAAGGCAAAGAAAATGACCCTTGAGAAACAACAGACCTTTAGTGTGCAGCTACCGGATAGTACAGAAAAAACAATTGAATATTATATTACGATAAATGTTGACGGAAAGAAATTATCTTATCCGGCTTCCGCTCCTGAAGTGAATTTGACTTGGGTGAAGTTATAATATTTCAACAATGATATCAGTGCATGGAAATGTTGTAATTTGTGGAACGTCTCGATTGAATAGGTGTTGGTTAAGGAATACAGATTTTATAATTGTAAAATAGGCATGAGAGGATATCCTTAGTTGGATATCCTCTTTTTATATGAATACTGAATGTTATTAGTGTATGTAGCTCTGTTAGGCAATAATAATCCACGGAATAGACAATTTTTTGCTATTTTATAAGAAATGAATACTATCTATATTTGTTATGCTTTAAATAACTATTATATTCTTATTTGTGTATGAATTTTAAAAATAGTATATATGAATTAGGATTTTGGAAATGACAACACATTTTCGCTATGATTCAGCAAGGCTGGAGGTGCAGCATGTCGTCTGGCTTTTTCCGGATGCTCCGTGGTTCGGGTACAATAGAAGGTGAAGGAGATGGACGGATTTAATCCGGAGGGATTGCCGGATAAAGAAACGACGCGGAATTACTTTGGACATACACTTTCCGTACCCAGCGGTCGGGCGGAATATCTGCCACTGGACTTCTCTGTGAAGAATCAACGGTGTTACTAGGGATATGTTGAAAGAAGAGGTGGTTGTCGGATATCCGGTTTTTCAGGATGAAGATATTAACTGGGCCAGTGGAGTTTGTACCGAATATGGTGATGACGAGGTCATGGTCGTGAAAGAAGTGTTCCTATGAAAAGCTCTTGGATGAAGACGCAGTTTTCCTTCTGTCCGGAATATGCCGATCCACGATATGGATGGTTTTATTACCCGATTATGTATCTGTCTGGAGAGTGATTTTATATGGAACGAAACCGGGTGTATTGACAGACTCCCATCTGATAGAACTATTGAATCCAGATCCGGACCCCACTTATGACTTTTCATGGGTGAAGCCCGGTATGGCTGTTTGGGATTGGAGAATTGACGGGGCTGAATGGGACGACTTTACCTATTCGATGTCTTATCCCTCCTGGATACGAATGGTCGATTTTGTAGCAGAACAAGGATTTAAATATCTGGTATTGGATGCAAATTGGTACGGGCCGGAATTTGAATCGGACTCCCATCCGGTGGAAGGTGATAAGGCAAAAGATGTACAAAACCTGATCGCTTACGGTAAAGAGATGGGGGGGGTATCTGGTTGTACCTGAATGATGTGGGCGGAAGAAAATCTCCCATAGAAGAGATGCTGAAACAATATGGTTGCCGGTCCGGTAGATATGAATAACGGCATGTTCGATCTTCGCCAGGGACCTACGACCCGTGTAGACGAAAATCAACCGGTACCCTCTACACTGGTTTCTGAAGCTGCACGTACATTGATTGTTTTCTCCGGTGTGACTATCCTTCCAGATACCCCAGAGTTTTACAAGAAATATCCGGCTCTGCTCGATTTCCTTTCTTCCCAGAAGATGCCTTGGAAAGAAAGTCGTACACTGGCTGGTGAGATCGGGGAATATATTGTTATGATGTGGCAGACAGAAGAAGTCTATCCTTGTTGTATCTACTTTCTTGCCGGAGGTATATGCAACAGATCAGATCAAACCTACAGTGAGGTATCATCGGGATGGTCAGGTTATTTCCCGTATTTATTTTGAACCAGGTAAACGAACCACGGTTACAGATGGTAACGGACGTATGGTACTGGAAGTTAGTAATCCGACTACTTTTCCTGCCGATGTGAAAATCTACTCGGAAGTATCGGCAGAGGCTCGTAAAACTCCTTTGATTTTGAGTAGTGATAGAATAGAAACGATCCGTCTGAATCCAGGTGAATTGAAAACTGTTCTGTTATAGTTTGAAATTCTGTTTCCTGAACTCCAACGGAGAAAATCCCATTACATTGGAGAATGTTCGGGAGAAATATTGAGACTCTTTAAAACCAAGCTTGTGAGCTATCTGATTGACTTTCATATCTGTCTGGATCAGAAGTTTGCAAGCTTTGTCTATTTTCAGGCGGGTAAAGTAGTCCATGGGAGAGTGCCCGATCTCTTTTACAAATTTACGGTAGAAATATGACTCCGAATAACCGCAAAACTTGGCAAAGTCTGACAATTTCAGGTTGGACTCAATATTATCGTTCATGAAATGTACCACACGGTTGATTACATTTTCTGAATATTCCTTTTGCCGGAAACGATTACGGTAGATGTTGATGAAAAGGAATGAACCCAGAAAATGAGCAAAACAGAGGTTCGCATAATGCATATGATCCATGTCGGTACTCTCATTTAAGGTATTGAACATCTCTTCAAACAAGTCGATCCGTTCCTCTATCCGTGACTGTGCAGAGGGAGAAACTGATGTCGGCTTATCGAAACGGGAAGAGAAAAGCGAAGCTTTATCTCCTCTGAAATGTAACCAGTAGATAGTCCAGGGATCTTCATCATCCGCCCCGTAAGCATGCGGAATGTTACGGGGTAATATGATAAATTGGTTTGCTTCCAACATTTTCCGTTTTCCATACAGATCGATCCATCCCCGCCCATCTTTACAATAGATGAACAGATATTCGTCGCATCCCTCGGGACGGTTTATATAATGGTGGGATGCACGCGCAAAAAATCCCATCGAATAGAGATACAAGTCACCAGTAAGTGGACTGTCTTCCATTAGTTTGATCATAGGGATCGGCAGATAGATGAAACGTTCGCCGGAAAAACCAAGTTCTACTTTTGCCATAATTCATATAATCGGATTGATACTGTAAAGTAAACAATAATAATCCACGAAATAGTCAATTATTTGCTATTTATTATTGAAATTGTAGTTTATAATTTTGCTTTAACTTACACTTTACCTTATACCTGGTCGCTGTGGTGGTGAAGTAAACAAAATATCGCAAGATTGTATAAGTAAACAATCGGAATGTCTATTGAATAGGAAATAAAAGTTTTTTTATTTTGTATGATGTGTAAATAGTTAATCTAAATGTAATAGAATGAGAAAGAGAATTGTGTTCAGCTTATTGATATTCATGTTTTCCTCCATGGTTCAGGCAGAGATAAAACCCGGTGCGATCGATTATATCGTACGCCCGCTTTACGGTTACAGGGCCGACGGTGCACCCGGACGTATTGTGACGGTCCGGTTGAAAGGAGAGGAACTGAAAGGTGATCTTTCGGTCGAAGTGATAACCAAGGGGAAAACAGAAAAGAACCATTTTGTATTGAATGCGAAAGACTCGACAGAAGTAGATGTTATGTTACCTGCCACAGTACCTACAGAGAAGAAGTCGGAAGTCACATTTGTCCTCCGTGGGGTGGATAAGACATACAAGCAAAAGGTCAGTATTACCCCTATGCGTCACTGGAATGTTTATCTGTACAACCATGCCCACGTGGATATAGGTTATACAAATACGCATAAGAACGTAGAGCAGCTTCATAAAAACAATATCATTGAAGGAATAAAACTGGCGGAAGAGACGAAGAATCATCCCGACGGTGCCCGTTTTGTCTGGAATCCGGAAGTAGGCTGGCCTATGGAGCGGTTGTGGCAATCCAATCCGGAGATGCGGGATGAACTGGTTGAGTCCATGAAGAAAGGGCAGATATGTTTGGATGCCAGCTATCTGAATCTGAATACCAGTACCTGTGCCGATGAGGAATTGTTCCATGTCTTCAAGTTTACCCGCGAGATGCAACGGTTGAGCGGAGTTCCTTCGGATGTTTTCCAGCAGTTCGATATACCGGGTATGTCGTGGGGATTGATTCCGGTTATGGCACAGGAGGGTGTTAAGTATATTATCTCATGGCCGAATACTGACCGCGCAGGAAATGCTCATAAGAATATGGATGGAAAACCCTTTTGGTGGGTAGGTCCCGACGGTAAATCGAAAGTATTGTTCCTTCAGCCGGGTGGTTATGCCAATAGTGGCAGTATGGGAAAAGGCGGAGAGACCGGACGTCCGTGGTTCGGACAACGTGACCCGGCAAAAGTGCCGAAAGTGATCCGTATGGGATATGCCAATGTCGATTTTACCGAGAAACTGACGGCGTTGGAAAAAGAGAATTATCCGTATGATTATACCGTTCTTTCCTGGTCGTTGTGGGATAACAACCCGTTGGATGCCGATGTCCCTTTTGCGGTGAAAGAGTGGAATGAAAAATATGCTTATCCGAAAATCATCATTAGCGGCGGTCATGAGATCATGTCGATGATAGAAGAGAAGTACGGTGACCAGTTGCCGGTCGTTTCCGGTGACTATACCGAATACTGGACGGACGGTCTGGGTACGGCTGCCGGCCTGACAGCCAAGAACCGGAATGCCAAGGAAAAACTGGTGCAGGCAGAAACAATCTGGTCCATGCTGGCAGACGGAGGAAAAGCTCCGCGCGAAGATTTCGATGAGGCCTGGCGTTATATCCTGTTAGGTTCGGAACATACCTGGTGTTTTGAGAACCCAACCGAACCCTATTTCCAGGATGCCATTTGGAAAGTGAAACAGTCTTACTTCCATGAAGCCGAAGACCGTTCGATCGATATGCTGGATGAATCGCTGGCTCCTGCCACGGATAAGTCGAATGGGGCACTGGGGCCTAAAGAAGGTCCGGCAAATGGAGGTATCGCCGTCTTTAATACGCATTCCTGGCGGCAGAGCGGTGTGATTAGGCTGACGGAAAAAGAAAGTCTGAAAGGGGATAAAGTAGTCGACCAGAATGGTAAAGAGCTTCTTTCCCAACGTCTTTCTACCGGTGAGTTGTTGGTTTATGTGCCGGAAGTACCTGCGCTGAGTTCCCGTCATTTCCGGGTAGTGGAAGGTAAATGTTCTTTGTCAGGCAGTTGCAAAATAGAAGGAACGACACTGGAGAACGATTGTCTGACGGTTCATGTGGACCGGACAACCGGTAATATTGTTTCTTTATTGAAGAAAGGTTCTGAATATAACTATATCGCCCAGGGGGCCAATACCTTCTCCTGGTTACCGGCGAATGTGGATGCTCCGCAAGCGGATACGGTATTGTCTGTTTCCGTTGTCGAAGAAGGTCCTTTGGCTGTAGAACTGTGTGTGACATCGAAAGCAACCGGTTGCCGGAGTGTCTCCCGTTCTGTCCGTTTGCAGGCAGGGCAGCCGTGGGTGGAAATATCCAATGTCGTAGATAAATTGCCTTTGGTGGAGAAAGACGGTATTCATTTTGGCTTTGCCTTTAATCTTCCGAATTCAAAGACCCGTGTAGATATTCCGTGGGGTGTGATGGAAGTGGAGAAAGACCAGTGGCCGCAAGGTAATCGTAACTGGCTGGCGATGCAACGATGGCTGGACGTTTCGAATGCGACACATGGCGTAACCTGGTGTTCGCTGGATGCTCCTTTGTTTGAATACGGCGATCGTTATGCCAATATCGCAATGGGCTGGGGAGGCCAGGGAAACTGGGTAACAAAACTTGATCCCAGTTCAACGGTCTATTCATGGGCGATGAATAATCACTGGCATACCAACTTCCCGTTGACACAGGATGGTCCTGTTCAGTTCCGTTACCGTTTGTATCCGCACGAAGCCTACGATGTGGTGGAAGCCAACCGTTTCGGTATGGAACAGTCGCAGCCGCTGGTTTATGTTACAGCTGATAAAGACCCGCAGGTACAGCCTTTGATTGCTATCGATAACCAGAAGGTTTACTCGACGATCATCAAGTCTCTGGAAACCGATCATACTTTAATTGTCCGCCTCCGCTCTCTTTCGGATAAAGAAGAAAACATCCGTCTCTCTTTCCCGAAAAAGACACCGAAAAACATCTCTGTTTGCGAACGCGAGGAGATTGCCGGAAAGAAAACTGACGGTAATCTGATGATGTCTCCATACGGACAGATGACGTTAAGACTGGAGTATTAGGGAGTAATATATTGAGATAGTAGTGCTGATAGGGTTGGCATAGTAGTGTGACTACCCTTGACACTACGATCTTGCTTTTGTAAGTTAGTTATCCTAAACTTATAGGATTACAGTTGTTTTTGAAAGAAATGGCGTCACCTCTTCTACTTTGAGACTCTATCTTTGAGTTTCAAAGTAGAAGAGGTGACACCACCAAAAAAAGTGGCGTCACCCTTGTAGTATAGGATAATCAACAGGTCTGTCCAGTAAAATCAAGGGTGACGCCGAAAAATAAAATTAAAACCTTGAAAACGGATGCCTCCCCATTATCTATTCTATGCCTACCTTTTCAGAAAAAGCCGCCGACCTTTTAAAGAAAAGCTGCTGACCTTTTTCAAAAAAAGCTTACGCTTTTGTTTGACTTGGTAGCCTATAAGGTTGGTTATTCCCGTGCTGTATGAATCATTGCGAACAGATTCTCAGAAGGTGTTGTTGAAGGAATGGCGCAACCGGCATTTAATATGAATCGGGGATTGTCTTTGAATATGTTCAGTAATTCTGAGGTTTTTTCTCTGACTAATTGAGGTGTACCGAATGCCAGTACTCCGGCTGGATCAATATTTCCGGCAAATACTGTTGTTCCACGCATTTTTTCTTCAGCCAGATGTATGTTCGTTTTATAATCCAGCTCTAGTACATCTGCCCCACAGGTAATCATTTGATCGATAATAATATCTGTATTACCACAAATATGTAACAGATAAGGAATTCCCAATTCATGGGCATATTCACAAACTTTCTTTTCGTATGGGAGTGCGAACCTTCCGTACATATCAGGAGATAACATAGAAGGACCAGCCGGACTATCACCGTTTGAAACCATATCGGCTCCGGCTTCTTTCATCATTCGAATAAATTGTGAAGTCGCTTTATAACAATAGTCCAGTAGTGCAAAAACAGATTCTTCCTCTTCCAGACATAAGTCTATCATCATATTCTCTACGCCACGAAGCATTGTCGCCAACGAGAATG is a genomic window containing:
- a CDS encoding uroporphyrinogen decarboxylase family protein; the encoded protein is MTGYERIQAALSGKQPDKTPIMLHNFMMAVSEAGYTMEQFRNDPRVIAECFIRAVEKYQYDGVVVDIDTVTLAGACGVNVDFPKTEPARSHEGILASLAEVDQLKPVDIQSYRYANIWCEAVALLKAHFKDEIYIRGNCDQAPFSLATMLRGVENMMIDLCLEEEESVFALLDYCYKATSQFIRMMKEAGADMVSNGDSPAGPSMLSPDMYGRFALPYEKKVCEYAHELGIPYLLHICGNTDIIIDQMITCGADVLELDYKTNIHLAEEKMRGTTVFAGNIDPAGVLAFGTPQLVREKTSELLNIFKDNPRFILNAGCAIPSTTPSENLFAMIHTARE
- a CDS encoding glycoside hydrolase family 97 catalytic domain-containing protein, with translation MDEDAVFLLSGICRSTIWMVLLPDYVSVWRVILYGTKPGVLTDSHLIELLNPDPDPTYDFSWVKPGMAVWDWRIDGAEWDDFTYSMSYPSWIRMVDFVAEQGFKYLVLDANWYGPEFESDSHPVEGDKAKDVQNLIAYGKEMGGVSGCT
- a CDS encoding malectin domain-containing carbohydrate-binding protein, which encodes MQAQEVKQIVLPYEASQLLNFSAKEIQKYIYLRTKLFVPIQSIEAEHSISEAIVLRDDNCLSIEEYSIETKGNSLYINGGSDIAVLYGVYSYAELLGVRFALHGDVIPDEPFRGSLLQCEKKNGKPLFALRGLLPFHDFPEGPDLWNEDMYKLCMAQMVKMKMNFFSLHTYPHVEPNVWVGLSEDTDEKGNVTYSYPTTLANTSRPGAWGYSAMDTRDYCCGASTLFKDSVYASPLVEGLLPWPKGQEQMNEVFNRTGALWDDAFSFGKQLGIRFCVGLETPLSIPKEVTERLKEKNIDPGSREAKQLLYKGIFSRIQKRHPLDYFWLWTPEGWTWGTPSKESIQSTVEDVRIARSVLSELGDPFGFGLSGWVLGPPNDTKLFDRHLPAGDFMSSLSRLVGQERIDLGYKELPDSRMKMPVLWLEDDPALTTPQFWAGRLRSDIAESYAAGCSGIVGNFWRTRSIAPNIIAMAEACWEQEDWNPDFGKPYQYVPEPTNDIRIGGVGTNYYRHIKGTEDQYLYNTQRYDLEGFKVKVPNGNYKVTFLFSETKFDQLGQRVFHLKVQDSEVLRNIDVFKAAGRDSAYTITSGMVKVDNYTLDIQFEPVVGPTFLSGFVIEGKTADVNQIKGTPYRRCIDVGGGLYKDFEADLSEQVGNKQQRSRDMSSTSLYQDYACHEFGPEVGNRVAAIFESLDGTVGNEGHLGFRMPRPAAWITGPGVIQPNEIPWEEEAGKYAFVDSLYALRDQVKGKGNKARFDYWLNTFSCLRAMGELGCMRGLLDNRMKELSAQPSENAKCSFVEDKILPLRIDLSRKWEQMIGYLMQTVYTSGELGTLINLESQTRKTYGFLTKYDQELEVAYGKKLPAEIYLSETYSQSPRLIVLNERTVIGKGEAYKMEVTVLGTNHIDEVPVLMYRELGKGKFKAKKMTLEKQQTFSVQLPDSTEKTIEYYITINVDGKKLSYPASAPEVNLTWVKL
- a CDS encoding glycoside hydrolase family 97 catalytic domain-containing protein, yielding MVAGPVDMNNGMFDLRQGPTTRVDENQPVPSTLVSEAARTLIVFSGVTILPDTPEFYKKYPALLDFLSSQKMPWKESRTLAGEIGEYIVMMWQTEEVYPCCIYFLAGGICNRSDQTYSEVSSGWSGYFPYLF
- a CDS encoding AraC family transcriptional regulator → MAKVELGFSGERFIYLPIPMIKLMEDSPLTGDLYLYSMGFFARASHHYINRPEGCDEYLFIYCKDGRGWIDLYGKRKMLEANQFIILPRNIPHAYGADDEDPWTIYWLHFRGDKASLFSSRFDKPTSVSPSAQSRIEERIDLFEEMFNTLNESTDMDHMHYANLCFAHFLGSFLFINIYRNRFRQKEYSENVINRVVHFMNDNIESNLKLSDFAKFCGYSESYFYRKFVKEIGHSPMDYFTRLKIDKACKLLIQTDMKVNQIAHKLGFKESQYFSRTFSNVMGFSPLEFRKQNFKL
- a CDS encoding glycoside hydrolase family 38 N-terminal domain-containing protein, which codes for MRKRIVFSLLIFMFSSMVQAEIKPGAIDYIVRPLYGYRADGAPGRIVTVRLKGEELKGDLSVEVITKGKTEKNHFVLNAKDSTEVDVMLPATVPTEKKSEVTFVLRGVDKTYKQKVSITPMRHWNVYLYNHAHVDIGYTNTHKNVEQLHKNNIIEGIKLAEETKNHPDGARFVWNPEVGWPMERLWQSNPEMRDELVESMKKGQICLDASYLNLNTSTCADEELFHVFKFTREMQRLSGVPSDVFQQFDIPGMSWGLIPVMAQEGVKYIISWPNTDRAGNAHKNMDGKPFWWVGPDGKSKVLFLQPGGYANSGSMGKGGETGRPWFGQRDPAKVPKVIRMGYANVDFTEKLTALEKENYPYDYTVLSWSLWDNNPLDADVPFAVKEWNEKYAYPKIIISGGHEIMSMIEEKYGDQLPVVSGDYTEYWTDGLGTAAGLTAKNRNAKEKLVQAETIWSMLADGGKAPREDFDEAWRYILLGSEHTWCFENPTEPYFQDAIWKVKQSYFHEAEDRSIDMLDESLAPATDKSNGALGPKEGPANGGIAVFNTHSWRQSGVIRLTEKESLKGDKVVDQNGKELLSQRLSTGELLVYVPEVPALSSRHFRVVEGKCSLSGSCKIEGTTLENDCLTVHVDRTTGNIVSLLKKGSEYNYIAQGANTFSWLPANVDAPQADTVLSVSVVEEGPLAVELCVTSKATGCRSVSRSVRLQAGQPWVEISNVVDKLPLVEKDGIHFGFAFNLPNSKTRVDIPWGVMEVEKDQWPQGNRNWLAMQRWLDVSNATHGVTWCSLDAPLFEYGDRYANIAMGWGGQGNWVTKLDPSSTVYSWAMNNHWHTNFPLTQDGPVQFRYRLYPHEAYDVVEANRFGMEQSQPLVYVTADKDPQVQPLIAIDNQKVYSTIIKSLETDHTLIVRLRSLSDKEENIRLSFPKKTPKNISVCEREEIAGKKTDGNLMMSPYGQMTLRLEY